The Verrucomicrobiia bacterium genomic sequence CGCCGCCGACCAAACTTGGATCGGATGAGGATGAATATGACACCTGCGCCTGGAACCTGGCACAAGGAAAGGGCTATCGCGGTCCCAGCCCGGGTTTTGGACGGGATAACCTTACCGCCTATCGAGTACCGGGAACGTCGTTGATTTGGGCGGGACTATACAAGGTCTTTGGCCGCCGGTACGGCGTCATCCGTCTTTTCGATTGTCTGGTGGGCGTGCTGACGGTCCTGATAATTTACAGCATCGGCAAACACGCGTTTTCAGAGAGAATCGGCTTGTTCGCATCAGCGATATATTCCCTGTGGCCAATGGCGATCTTCTACTCGGCACAGTTGCTCTCTGAGACCCTGGCAACATTTTGGTTTCTGGCGTATGTGGCCGCCAGTCTTTGGTTCGCGGAGAGACCCACGCTGAATCGTGCCGGCGTAGCAGGATTGCTGTTGGGACTTGCGATGCTCACCAAAGGCGGCTTCGTTATCATGATTCCCTTTGCGGTCGTTTGGGCCGTTTGGCAGTTTTGGGCCAGGAGACCCGCGATCTTCCTTGCCTTGGCGATTCCGTTGATCTCACTGCTGACCTTGACTCCGTGGATCGTCCGCAATTACCGGGTCTTCGGCGAGTTCATCCCGTTGGCCACCGAAGGCGGCGACACGTTGCTGGGTGGCAACAATTCCGTGGTCGCTTACAATCCGGAATACTATGGACACCAAATCTTCCCCACGCTGATTCCCGAGTATCGCGATGCTTTCGTTTCGTGCTCCACCGAGGTCGAACGGGATCATCTGGCGGTCAACCTGGCCGTCCGCTGGCTCAAGGATCACCCCGACCGGTGGTGTTACCTGATCCAGGCGAAACTGCGCCGGTCAATGACGCCGTTCCTGCACGGGAGCAATTCGACGTTCGCTCGAGTTACCATGCTGGCAACCTGGGGACCGGTACTGGTCCTGTTCTTGCCCGCTTTCTTCCTGACTCTGGTCCCTTTCGTCCGCAACCGCCAGCCGGGATGGCTGCTTCATCTGGCGATACTGCACCTTGAGGCAACCTGCGTGGTTTTTTCCGGTATTGTCCGTTTTCGTTTTCCTATCGAGGGACTGTGCATCATTTTTGCCTGTGTCAGCGCGCTTTGGTTGTGGGACAGACTGCGAGGGGTACATGTTGTCAACGCTTGAAAAGCTCGCCGAACAGCTGAAACCACATCTCTATTTGTGGGTCGCGCTGACGGTCGCCATCCCGCGTCTCGTCTTCCTGGCGGTTCAGCCCGAGCGAAGTTTGTCGGGGAACGCGCCGGCGATGCTGGCCATCGCGGACAATTTACTGGCGGGCGAAGGATTTCGGGACGATAGCGGTGCACCGGATGGTCATTTCAGTCCCGTGTAT encodes the following:
- a CDS encoding glycosyltransferase family 39 protein codes for the protein MTSQFSTRGWLIVLVCAALLLRLGLAVKTGLNTPPTKLGSDEDEYDTCAWNLAQGKGYRGPSPGFGRDNLTAYRVPGTSLIWAGLYKVFGRRYGVIRLFDCLVGVLTVLIIYSIGKHAFSERIGLFASAIYSLWPMAIFYSAQLLSETLATFWFLAYVAASLWFAERPTLNRAGVAGLLLGLAMLTKGGFVIMIPFAVVWAVWQFWARRPAIFLALAIPLISLLTLTPWIVRNYRVFGEFIPLATEGGDTLLGGNNSVVAYNPEYYGHQIFPTLIPEYRDAFVSCSTEVERDHLAVNLAVRWLKDHPDRWCYLIQAKLRRSMTPFLHGSNSTFARVTMLATWGPVLVLFLPAFFLTLVPFVRNRQPGWLLHLAILHLEATCVVFSGIVRFRFPIEGLCIIFACVSALWLWDRLRGVHVVNA